From Humisphaera borealis, the proteins below share one genomic window:
- a CDS encoding sigma 54-interacting transcriptional regulator: MTHPRAATVGQLKETGYQPCSVKDELRRNLIKKLRAGEELFPGILGYRDTVVPQIVNGILSKHDMLLLGLRGQAKTRILRMLPDLLDEWMPALAGTEINDDPIRPTTRTGKRLIVEHGDDAPIEWVHRKDRYKEKLATPDVTIADLIGEIDLVKHAEGRYLSDESTMHFGLIPRSNRGIFAINELPDLAPRIQVGLFNVLEERDVQIRGYPIRLDLDVFLVFSANPEDYTNRGRIVTPLKDRIGSVIRTHYPESLDESIKIAEDNAWTAREAGESGSGVKVEVPRFMSEIVEEVVRLARSSPHVSQASGVSVRTSIANLETLISNSERRGLTTGEGEVVPRICDLNFLTASCRGKIEMTLSEEEGAEEKLLKSLIGEAVKKVFGRYADENDYEPIVEQFKGNLTFPAGDDLSGEEFVANMKAVKTLPQSAAQLAKELKLNPNDAGMLASVGEFLLEGLYVNNRLSKYSGKGKTFFKK, from the coding sequence ATGACTCACCCCCGTGCCGCGACTGTTGGTCAACTGAAGGAAACCGGCTACCAGCCTTGCTCGGTCAAGGACGAACTCCGCCGGAACCTGATCAAGAAACTCCGGGCCGGCGAAGAGCTTTTCCCCGGGATTCTTGGCTATCGCGATACGGTGGTTCCGCAGATCGTCAACGGCATCCTGTCAAAGCATGACATGCTGCTTCTCGGCCTGCGCGGCCAGGCGAAGACGCGCATTCTGCGCATGCTGCCCGACCTGCTCGACGAATGGATGCCCGCGCTCGCCGGTACCGAGATCAACGACGACCCGATCCGCCCGACCACCCGCACCGGCAAACGACTGATTGTGGAGCATGGCGACGATGCCCCGATCGAATGGGTCCATCGCAAGGACCGATACAAGGAAAAGCTCGCCACGCCGGACGTGACTATCGCCGACCTGATCGGCGAGATCGACCTGGTCAAGCACGCCGAGGGCCGATACCTGTCGGACGAAAGCACGATGCACTTCGGGCTGATCCCGCGGTCCAACCGGGGTATCTTCGCGATCAACGAGCTGCCGGACCTGGCCCCGCGCATCCAGGTCGGTTTGTTCAACGTGCTGGAAGAGCGGGACGTGCAGATTCGCGGTTATCCCATCCGGCTGGATCTGGACGTCTTCCTCGTTTTCAGCGCCAACCCCGAAGACTACACCAACCGCGGCCGCATTGTGACGCCGTTGAAGGACCGCATCGGGTCGGTGATTCGCACGCACTATCCTGAGTCGTTGGACGAGAGCATCAAGATCGCCGAGGACAACGCCTGGACGGCGCGCGAAGCCGGCGAGAGCGGGTCGGGCGTGAAGGTGGAAGTGCCGCGATTCATGAGCGAGATCGTCGAGGAAGTGGTACGGCTGGCGCGGTCGAGCCCGCACGTGAGCCAGGCGAGTGGCGTGTCGGTGCGGACGAGCATCGCGAACCTGGAAACCCTGATCAGCAACAGCGAACGCCGGGGCCTGACGACCGGCGAGGGGGAGGTCGTCCCGCGGATTTGCGATCTGAACTTCCTGACCGCCAGTTGCCGCGGCAAGATCGAAATGACGCTGAGCGAGGAAGAAGGCGCGGAAGAGAAACTCCTCAAGAGCCTGATCGGCGAAGCGGTGAAGAAGGTCTTCGGCCGATACGCCGACGAGAACGACTACGAGCCGATCGTCGAGCAGTTCAAGGGCAATCTCACCTTCCCCGCCGGCGACGACCTGAGCGGCGAAGAGTTCGTCGCCAACATGAAGGCGGTCAAAACGCTGCCGCAGTCAGCAGCTCAACTTGCCAAAGAACTGAAGCTGAATCCCAACGACGCCGGCATGCTGGCGAGCGTCGGCGAGTTCCTGCTGGAAGGGTTGTACGTCAACAACCGGCTGAGCAAGTACAGTGGCAAAGGGAAGACGTTCTTTAAGAAGTAA
- a CDS encoding DnaJ C-terminal domain-containing protein, whose protein sequence is MAKRDYYEVLGVSKSATVEEIRRAHRKLVRQHHPDVNKNNKSSEEKFKEVQEAYDVLSDEQKRKEYDQFGHAGPNGGDPFGGFPRNPAGGRGNWNAGGASVQDFDPKDFSNAGDFGDIFEQFFGRGAGGGGARTQSRGGRARGHAEPVAPARGADIEHAVTLNFDQAARGVNLPLQINRDGRLETIDIKIPAGVKDGSKVRLKGKGQHVHGGEAGDLYIVTSVRPHEQFRRDELDILIDVPVSVYDAMLGTKANVQTLDGPVTITIPPGTSSGAKLRIKGRGVFRGDEKGDQLCVIKIIVPKDLDEEDKEVIRTLQAKRPVVL, encoded by the coding sequence ATGGCCAAACGCGACTACTACGAAGTTTTGGGTGTCTCCAAGTCGGCCACCGTCGAAGAGATTCGGCGGGCGCATCGAAAGCTGGTCCGCCAGCATCACCCCGACGTCAACAAGAATAACAAGAGCTCGGAAGAGAAGTTCAAGGAAGTCCAAGAAGCGTACGACGTTCTCTCGGACGAGCAGAAGCGCAAGGAGTACGACCAGTTCGGCCATGCCGGGCCCAATGGTGGCGATCCGTTCGGCGGATTTCCGCGCAATCCCGCCGGTGGCCGCGGCAACTGGAACGCCGGGGGCGCATCGGTCCAGGATTTCGATCCGAAGGATTTTTCAAACGCCGGCGATTTTGGCGACATCTTCGAGCAGTTCTTCGGCCGCGGCGCCGGTGGCGGTGGGGCCCGGACTCAGTCGCGGGGCGGGCGGGCACGCGGACACGCCGAACCGGTCGCCCCGGCTCGCGGGGCGGATATCGAACATGCCGTCACGCTGAACTTCGATCAGGCTGCACGGGGCGTCAATCTGCCGTTGCAGATCAACCGCGACGGACGGCTGGAAACGATCGACATTAAGATCCCCGCCGGGGTCAAGGACGGCAGCAAGGTCCGCCTGAAGGGCAAGGGCCAGCATGTGCACGGCGGCGAGGCCGGCGACCTCTACATCGTGACGTCTGTCCGCCCGCACGAACAATTTCGCCGGGACGAACTGGACATCCTGATAGATGTCCCCGTGAGCGTGTATGACGCGATGCTCGGCACCAAGGCTAACGTGCAGACCCTTGACGGACCGGTGACGATCACGATTCCGCCGGGAACCAGCAGCGGGGCGAAGCTGCGGATCAAGGGCCGAGGTGTGTTCCGCGGCGACGAGAAGGGTGACCAGCTTTGCGTGATCAAGATCATCGTTCCGAAAGACCTCGACGAAGAGGACAAGGAAGTGATCAGGACGCTGCAAGCTAAACGGCCGGTCGTGCTGTAG
- the rnr gene encoding ribonuclease R yields the protein MSEQLQTKILSHLKSDTYRPAQPRGLAKELEVAHGEDYPAFREALRDLMHAGRVVMGAGGTIVLPVQSTSKNEFVGTYRHNKRGFGFVVPNDPGSHEDLFIPEGQNGGAMTGDQVRAKIVNTERREGRVMYRGQISEILERSNKRFVGTLVKQGHTWLVMPDGNTLTEPILTPDAGSRHIKPGTKVVVDLTQYPAPGVDAQGVIAEVLGKAGEKDVDLKTVMVQYHLPAEFPEEVRAQARRSIDDFNPEAERARRVDLTEEVICTIDPDDAKDYDDAISLRRLENGNMQLGVHIADVSYFVPAGSPLDEEAKERGNSTYFPGHVIPMLPEMLSNGVCSLQEGVPRLCKTAFIEYDQDAKPVGTKFANTVIKSCKRLRYREAQAIIDGADVIPHPEGDKKISDYEPIVVELLLEMNKLSRRLQKRRIAQGQMNLDLPQVELKLDEEGKVVDAVPEDQSFTHTLIEMFMVEANEAVARMLDSLNVPFIRRTHPDPDMTDTDRLRQFVTVAGYKIPKVLDRKAIQTLLQQVKGRPEGFAINLAILKSLTRAEYSPEDIGHYALASTNYCHFTSPIRRYADLTVHRLLDTYFEIRQSGRGAEGKRKKAAMPMDQIPSRDDLVALGKHISFTERRSADAEKELRQIKILELLERDLGEVYTGVITGVANFGIFVQIQPYLIDGLIRYDRLMDDWWDVDERAGCIRGQRTGKVIRIGDVVEAAVAKVDVPRRELDLHIVKILGRPGEPPRPEEPKEKSRTGAKHQKYQHPRGGGKKGAPHARGGGRPGGGGGRSGGGGGGPKRGGGGGGGPKRGGGGRGRR from the coding sequence ATGTCTGAACAACTGCAAACCAAGATTCTCTCCCATCTCAAGTCCGACACCTACCGTCCGGCTCAGCCCCGCGGGCTGGCCAAGGAACTGGAAGTCGCCCACGGCGAAGATTACCCCGCGTTCCGCGAAGCGCTCCGCGACCTGATGCACGCCGGCCGCGTGGTCATGGGGGCAGGCGGCACCATCGTGCTGCCCGTCCAGAGCACGTCCAAGAACGAGTTCGTCGGCACCTACCGCCACAACAAGCGCGGCTTCGGCTTTGTCGTCCCCAACGACCCCGGCAGCCACGAAGACCTGTTCATCCCGGAAGGGCAGAACGGCGGCGCGATGACCGGCGACCAGGTCCGCGCCAAGATCGTCAACACCGAGCGCCGTGAAGGCCGGGTCATGTACCGCGGCCAGATCTCTGAAATCCTCGAACGCTCCAACAAGCGGTTCGTCGGCACGCTCGTGAAGCAGGGTCATACCTGGCTGGTGATGCCCGACGGCAACACGCTGACCGAGCCCATCCTCACGCCCGACGCCGGCTCGCGCCACATCAAGCCGGGTACCAAGGTCGTCGTCGACCTGACGCAATACCCCGCGCCTGGTGTCGATGCCCAGGGCGTCATCGCCGAGGTGCTGGGCAAGGCCGGCGAGAAAGACGTCGACCTCAAGACGGTCATGGTGCAGTACCACTTGCCGGCTGAGTTTCCGGAGGAAGTCCGGGCACAGGCCCGCCGATCGATCGACGACTTCAACCCCGAGGCCGAGCGCGCCCGCCGGGTGGACCTGACCGAAGAAGTCATCTGCACGATCGACCCCGACGACGCCAAGGACTACGACGACGCGATCAGCCTGCGAAGGCTGGAAAACGGCAACATGCAGCTTGGCGTGCACATCGCCGATGTGTCGTACTTCGTCCCCGCCGGTTCGCCGCTGGACGAAGAAGCCAAGGAACGCGGCAACAGCACCTACTTCCCCGGGCATGTCATCCCGATGCTGCCCGAGATGCTGAGCAACGGCGTCTGCTCATTGCAGGAAGGTGTTCCGCGGCTCTGCAAGACCGCGTTCATCGAGTACGACCAGGATGCCAAGCCCGTGGGCACGAAGTTCGCCAACACGGTCATAAAAAGCTGCAAGCGGTTGCGCTACCGCGAGGCCCAGGCGATCATCGACGGGGCCGATGTCATCCCGCACCCGGAAGGCGACAAGAAGATCAGCGATTACGAACCGATCGTGGTCGAACTGCTGCTGGAGATGAACAAGCTCTCCCGCCGGCTGCAGAAGCGGCGGATAGCCCAGGGACAGATGAACCTCGATCTGCCGCAGGTCGAGCTGAAGCTGGACGAAGAAGGCAAGGTGGTCGATGCCGTGCCCGAAGACCAGAGCTTCACGCACACCCTGATCGAGATGTTCATGGTCGAGGCGAACGAGGCCGTCGCCCGGATGCTCGATTCGCTGAACGTTCCGTTCATCCGCCGAACCCACCCCGACCCCGACATGACCGACACCGACCGGTTACGGCAGTTCGTCACGGTGGCCGGCTATAAGATTCCCAAGGTGCTGGACCGCAAGGCAATCCAGACGCTGCTGCAGCAGGTGAAAGGCAGGCCGGAAGGCTTTGCGATCAATCTCGCGATCCTCAAGAGCCTGACGCGGGCGGAATACTCGCCGGAAGACATCGGCCACTACGCGCTGGCGAGCACCAACTACTGCCACTTTACCTCGCCCATCCGGCGGTATGCCGACCTGACGGTGCACCGTCTGCTCGACACCTACTTCGAAATCCGCCAGTCCGGCCGCGGCGCCGAAGGCAAGCGCAAGAAGGCGGCGATGCCGATGGACCAGATCCCCAGCCGGGATGACCTGGTCGCGCTGGGCAAGCACATCTCCTTCACCGAACGTCGCAGTGCCGATGCCGAGAAGGAACTAAGGCAGATCAAGATCCTGGAGCTGCTGGAACGCGACCTCGGCGAGGTCTACACCGGCGTCATCACCGGCGTGGCCAACTTCGGCATTTTCGTGCAGATCCAGCCTTACCTGATCGACGGGCTGATTCGCTACGACCGTCTGATGGACGACTGGTGGGATGTCGACGAGCGGGCCGGCTGCATCCGCGGCCAGCGGACGGGCAAGGTCATCCGCATCGGCGATGTCGTCGAGGCTGCCGTCGCAAAGGTGGATGTGCCCCGGCGCGAGCTGGACCTGCACATCGTCAAGATCCTGGGTCGCCCCGGCGAACCGCCGCGACCGGAAGAACCGAAGGAAAAGTCGCGCACGGGTGCGAAGCATCAGAAGTACCAGCACCCTCGCGGCGGCGGGAAGAAAGGTGCCCCACACGCCCGAGGCGGCGGCCGGCCCGGTGGTGGCGGTGGTCGATCGGGTGGCGGTGGAGGCGGCCCGAAGCGGGGCGGTGGTGGCGGTGGTGGGCCGAAGCGCGGTGGCGGTGGTCGTGGAAGGCGATAA
- a CDS encoding ADP-ribosylglycohydrolase family protein, protein MRAGENFVCLGHRRSWFLRGVNGPQSGRLTHSVAGKKADYSLEIHRREGHHHREMSAPLMIERFRGCLLGLAVGDAVGLPFEGIDGYGIFQSFGRAIDIVRSPPVENLSYSDDTQMMIGVAETLIEFGDADPANLATAFGRNYDPGRGYGGGAKKILQAIKDGKDASSMPDTVFPGGSFGNGAAMRVAPIGICFHRDLDRVAYEAARSAQVTHRHPVGVEGAVVLATAVAMAIQPHVYDRATFYAELYGRVATDEFRERIETASTSGNDISPSSLGHGVEAHTSVVTAVLCYDQFRDSYEQTLASAIRAGGDVDTIAAMACAISGASLGITAIPQHLLDRLENDEQGRDYIDLLAVKLFERFEKTH, encoded by the coding sequence TTGCGCGCGGGAGAGAATTTCGTCTGTCTTGGACATCGTCGCTCGTGGTTCCTTCGCGGTGTAAATGGGCCGCAGTCCGGAAGACTAACACATTCGGTCGCTGGGAAGAAAGCAGACTATTCGCTTGAGATTCATCGTCGCGAAGGTCACCATCATCGGGAGATGTCTGCTCCTCTAATGATCGAACGGTTTCGCGGTTGCCTCCTCGGGCTGGCTGTTGGCGATGCCGTCGGACTTCCGTTCGAAGGCATTGATGGCTACGGAATCTTCCAATCGTTCGGCCGTGCGATCGACATCGTCCGTTCTCCTCCTGTCGAGAATCTCAGCTACAGCGACGACACCCAGATGATGATTGGCGTCGCCGAGACGCTCATCGAGTTCGGCGACGCGGACCCCGCAAACCTGGCGACCGCGTTTGGTCGAAACTACGACCCTGGCCGCGGCTACGGTGGCGGAGCGAAAAAGATCCTTCAAGCGATCAAGGATGGCAAAGACGCCAGCTCGATGCCGGACACCGTCTTTCCCGGTGGCTCGTTTGGTAACGGTGCGGCAATGCGGGTTGCGCCGATTGGCATCTGCTTCCATCGTGATCTCGATCGAGTCGCCTACGAAGCGGCACGCTCCGCACAAGTAACCCATCGCCATCCGGTCGGCGTGGAGGGCGCCGTCGTGCTGGCAACGGCGGTGGCGATGGCGATACAACCTCACGTCTACGACCGGGCTACGTTTTACGCAGAACTCTACGGCCGCGTAGCAACCGACGAGTTTCGCGAGCGAATAGAAACTGCATCCACTTCTGGTAATGACATCTCCCCATCGTCTCTCGGCCATGGCGTCGAAGCGCACACCTCTGTTGTCACTGCCGTTCTGTGCTACGACCAGTTTCGCGACTCGTACGAGCAGACGCTCGCATCTGCGATTCGCGCGGGAGGCGATGTGGATACGATCGCCGCAATGGCTTGCGCCATCAGCGGCGCGTCGCTTGGAATCACGGCGATTCCACAACACCTTCTCGATCGGCTTGAGAATGATGAGCAAGGCCGCGACTATATCGACCTCCTTGCGGTGAAGTTGTTCGAACGGTTTGAGAAGACACACTGA
- the rbsK gene encoding ribokinase — MPRRQSIVVVGSINIDFVTRVERFPQAGETVAGGDLQLLPGGKGANQAVAAARLGGDVFLVGRVGDDPFGPDQPPQLAAHGVDVTHVKPTVGVRTGSAMILVDADGRNCIVVSPGANGAVSSDDLKGAEPIIADAAVVLAQLETPIAVVVELAAMCRRLGTPMILDPAPAPAHLPPELFAVDAITPNRSEALRLAGHQPDDVVDPEVLAWKLLELGARAVVLKLDKDGALVANRDGVRHIPAFKAEVVDTTAAGDAFNGALAVMLANGATLDEAACFANAAGAIACEKQGAIPSLPTLEEVERRLGS; from the coding sequence ATGCCCCGTCGCCAATCCATCGTCGTCGTCGGTTCGATCAACATCGACTTTGTCACCCGCGTCGAGCGGTTTCCCCAGGCCGGCGAAACGGTGGCCGGCGGTGATCTGCAACTGTTGCCCGGCGGGAAGGGCGCCAACCAGGCCGTCGCGGCGGCGAGGCTGGGGGGCGATGTCTTCCTCGTCGGCCGGGTCGGCGATGACCCGTTCGGCCCCGACCAGCCGCCCCAACTGGCGGCGCACGGCGTTGATGTCACGCACGTGAAGCCGACCGTCGGGGTTCGCACGGGGTCGGCGATGATTCTGGTCGATGCCGACGGGCGGAACTGCATCGTGGTCTCCCCGGGTGCCAATGGCGCCGTTTCCAGCGACGACCTTAAGGGCGCCGAGCCCATCATCGCCGACGCCGCCGTCGTGCTGGCCCAGCTTGAAACGCCGATCGCGGTCGTCGTCGAACTGGCGGCGATGTGCCGTCGGCTGGGCACGCCGATGATTCTCGATCCTGCCCCCGCGCCGGCGCACCTGCCGCCGGAACTGTTCGCCGTCGATGCCATCACGCCCAATCGCAGCGAGGCGCTTCGCCTCGCCGGGCATCAGCCGGACGACGTGGTCGATCCGGAAGTGCTCGCGTGGAAACTCCTCGAACTCGGCGCTCGCGCCGTCGTGCTGAAGCTCGACAAGGACGGCGCGCTGGTCGCCAACCGGGACGGCGTACGGCACATCCCGGCGTTCAAAGCCGAGGTCGTCGACACCACCGCCGCCGGCGATGCCTTCAACGGCGCGCTCGCCGTCATGCTTGCCAACGGTGCGACGCTGGACGAAGCAGCGTGTTTTGCGAATGCCGCCGGTGCGATCGCGTGCGAGAAGCAGGGGGCGATTCCGTCGTTGCCGACGCTGGAAGAGGTCGAGCGGCGGCTGGGTAGCTGA
- a CDS encoding aldehyde dehydrogenase (NADP(+)): MNLHGKNLIGGEQSGQGETFAAVNPATSQALPTNFHEGTAEEADRAMKLAHDAFQTFRKTSKNVRASLLENIALNIEAIGDALLERANLETALGIPRLTGERARTCFQLRMFARLAEDGSWVDARIDKAIPDRKPLPRPDLRRMLIGMGPVVSFSSSNFPLAISVAGNDLVSAFAAGCPIVVKNHPNHPGTSEIIASAITKAIADLKLPHGIFSMINGRKTDIGMALVKHPLTEAVAFTGSLRGGRAIFDAANSRPVPIPVFAEMGSVNPVFLLPGALAERGPKIAEAYKNSMTVSVGQMCTNPGVVVGLKGDAATAFVSAAGKLVEETPSGTMLYAGIRDGFEKEVGKFEKVPGVSVVARSKTEPDATKTQARPTLLTTDARTYLANPLLKEEAFGPASIFVAGESKEDLLAIARTMDGSLTATIHGTPEDLKEYADLVRLLEQKAGRLVFNGFPTGVEVVPSQQHGGPYPSTTDVRTTSVGTAAIQRFVRPVSYQDFPQSSLPDELKDENPLGIWRMVEGKLTKDTL, from the coding sequence ATGAATCTCCACGGTAAGAATCTCATCGGCGGCGAGCAGTCCGGACAGGGCGAAACATTCGCCGCCGTCAATCCCGCCACTTCGCAAGCGCTTCCGACGAACTTCCACGAAGGCACGGCCGAAGAGGCCGATCGGGCGATGAAGCTGGCCCACGACGCCTTCCAGACCTTCCGCAAGACGAGCAAGAATGTCCGCGCCTCGCTGCTGGAAAACATCGCGCTCAACATCGAAGCGATCGGCGATGCCCTTCTGGAACGGGCCAATCTGGAAACAGCGCTGGGCATCCCCCGCCTGACCGGCGAGCGCGCCCGCACCTGCTTTCAGCTTCGCATGTTCGCCCGACTGGCGGAGGACGGGTCGTGGGTCGATGCCCGAATCGACAAGGCGATCCCCGACCGCAAGCCGCTGCCGCGGCCCGATCTGCGCCGCATGCTCATCGGCATGGGGCCGGTCGTCTCGTTCTCGTCCAGCAACTTTCCCCTGGCGATCTCCGTCGCCGGTAATGATCTGGTGTCGGCGTTCGCCGCCGGTTGCCCGATCGTGGTGAAGAACCACCCGAACCATCCGGGCACGTCGGAAATCATCGCAAGCGCGATCACCAAGGCGATTGCCGATCTGAAGCTGCCGCACGGCATTTTCTCGATGATCAACGGCCGCAAGACCGACATCGGCATGGCGCTGGTGAAGCACCCGCTGACAGAGGCCGTCGCGTTCACCGGCTCGCTGCGCGGCGGGCGGGCGATCTTCGACGCCGCCAACAGCCGGCCGGTGCCGATTCCCGTCTTCGCCGAGATGGGCAGCGTGAACCCGGTCTTCCTGCTGCCGGGCGCGCTCGCCGAGCGCGGACCCAAGATCGCCGAGGCGTACAAGAACTCGATGACGGTCAGCGTCGGGCAGATGTGCACGAACCCCGGCGTTGTCGTTGGCCTGAAGGGCGACGCGGCGACGGCGTTCGTGTCGGCCGCCGGCAAGCTGGTCGAGGAGACGCCATCCGGCACGATGCTTTATGCCGGCATCCGCGACGGCTTCGAGAAGGAAGTCGGCAAGTTCGAAAAGGTGCCCGGCGTCAGCGTCGTCGCCCGCAGCAAGACCGAGCCCGATGCCACCAAGACCCAGGCCCGACCCACGCTGCTGACCACCGACGCCCGCACGTACCTGGCCAACCCGCTGCTGAAGGAAGAGGCGTTCGGCCCGGCGTCGATCTTCGTCGCCGGCGAATCGAAGGAAGACCTGCTGGCGATCGCCAGAACGATGGACGGCAGCCTGACGGCGACCATCCACGGCACGCCCGAGGATCTGAAGGAATACGCCGACCTCGTGCGACTGCTCGAGCAGAAGGCCGGCCGACTGGTGTTCAACGGATTCCCCACCGGCGTCGAAGTCGTCCCCAGCCAGCAGCACGGCGGGCCGTACCCGTCGACAACGGACGTCCGCACCACCAGCGTCGGCACGGCAGCCATTCAGCGGTTTGTCCGCCCGGTGTCGTATCAGGACTTCCCGCAGTCGTCGCTGCCGGATGAACTGAAAGACGAGAACCCGCTGGGAATTTGGCGGATGGTGGAAGGGAAGCTGACGAAGGACACGCTGTAG
- a CDS encoding aspartate aminotransferase family protein: MSKTDEILSRAQASLIGNYGRLPVVMDRGEGAYLWDAEGTRYIDLFAGFGGGILGHCQPDLVAAVQAQAAKLWHVGNTFHSLPQTEMAERLVKTAFPGRAFFCHSGLEANEAAIKLARLRGQSFSPKRWKVISMHRSFHGRSLATIAATGNPAIRVGFEPTVPGFTHVDLGDLEGLTAAIDAETAGVIVEPIQGEGGVHQMPLEYAIELRRICDERQITLIFDEVWTGCGRTGKWFGHQHFKRADGSVVTPDIMTMGKAVGGGLPVGVMYARPEVAALFTPGKHGCTLGGNPICMAAAKTIFDVIERDGLLGHAQTLGEHAIARLKNEPSIKQKIQQVRGKGLFIGIELKEPPTGIVERGIANGVLINLTSQKVVRLAPPMNIDIDTWNQGLDLVVKTIAAG, from the coding sequence ATGTCCAAGACAGACGAAATTCTCTCCCGCGCGCAAGCCAGCCTCATCGGCAACTACGGACGCCTTCCGGTTGTAATGGACCGCGGCGAAGGGGCCTACCTCTGGGATGCCGAGGGCACGCGCTACATCGACCTTTTCGCGGGCTTTGGCGGCGGGATTTTGGGGCATTGCCAGCCGGATCTGGTCGCGGCGGTGCAGGCGCAGGCGGCGAAGCTCTGGCATGTCGGCAACACGTTCCATTCGCTGCCGCAAACGGAAATGGCCGAGCGACTGGTGAAGACGGCCTTTCCCGGCCGGGCGTTCTTTTGCCACAGCGGGCTGGAAGCGAACGAAGCCGCGATCAAGCTCGCCCGGCTGCGCGGACAATCCTTCTCCCCCAAGCGGTGGAAGGTGATCTCCATGCACCGTTCGTTCCACGGGCGGTCGCTGGCGACCATCGCCGCCACGGGGAACCCGGCGATTCGTGTCGGTTTTGAGCCGACGGTGCCCGGCTTTACCCACGTCGATCTCGGCGACCTTGAAGGGCTGACCGCGGCGATCGACGCCGAAACCGCGGGCGTGATCGTCGAGCCGATCCAGGGCGAAGGCGGCGTCCATCAGATGCCGCTCGAGTACGCGATCGAGCTCCGCCGCATCTGCGACGAGCGGCAGATCACGCTGATCTTCGACGAGGTCTGGACCGGCTGCGGGCGAACCGGCAAATGGTTCGGCCATCAGCATTTCAAGCGAGCCGATGGCAGCGTCGTCACGCCGGACATCATGACCATGGGCAAAGCGGTCGGCGGCGGGTTGCCGGTGGGCGTGATGTACGCTCGGCCCGAGGTCGCCGCGCTCTTCACCCCCGGCAAGCACGGCTGCACGCTGGGCGGCAACCCCATCTGCATGGCGGCGGCGAAGACGATCTTCGACGTCATCGAACGCGACGGCCTGCTCGGCCATGCCCAGACGCTCGGCGAGCACGCGATCGCCAGGCTGAAGAATGAGCCGTCCATCAAGCAGAAGATTCAGCAGGTGCGCGGCAAGGGGCTGTTCATCGGCATCGAACTCAAGGAGCCGCCGACGGGTATTGTTGAGAGAGGCATCGCCAATGGCGTGCTGATCAACCTGACGAGCCAGAAGGTGGTTCGGCTCGCACCGCCGATGAATATCGACATCGACACCTGGAACCAGGGGCTGGACCTGGTGGTGAAGACGATCGCCGCGGGGTGA